From Hippea alviniae EP5-r, one genomic window encodes:
- a CDS encoding MBL fold metallo-hydrolase: protein MTRINTISDNQLIFLGTGGGRFTVFNQIRKSGGIWFKLNGKLFVIDPGPGALIEAIKHKLYPNKLSGIFLSHRHLDHSADINTIIESMTEGGHKKRGAVLAPHEATDIDPVILLYNRKNYTLINQKEFETYEIDGVKIEVKCKHHHTTETYGAVFSCKSHSFAFIPDTAYFDELADCYKSKIVIMNTVFCKRRANFKHLAAEDVYRFVDKFRPEKLIITHFGLSFLKEKPWEVAERIASDTGVNVVAAYDGMVVDL, encoded by the coding sequence ATGACAAGGATAAACACGATATCAGACAATCAGCTCATATTTTTGGGCACAGGTGGTGGCAGATTTACCGTTTTCAATCAGATAAGAAAATCCGGTGGTATCTGGTTTAAGCTAAACGGCAAACTGTTTGTTATAGACCCAGGCCCTGGTGCGCTAATTGAAGCAATAAAACACAAACTCTATCCAAATAAGCTCAGTGGCATATTTCTAAGCCACAGGCATTTAGACCATAGTGCGGATATAAATACAATAATTGAATCAATGACCGAAGGTGGACACAAAAAACGTGGTGCTGTGCTTGCACCACACGAAGCCACAGATATTGACCCTGTTATTCTGCTTTACAACAGGAAGAATTATACGCTAATCAATCAGAAGGAGTTTGAAACATACGAGATTGACGGCGTTAAAATCGAAGTTAAATGCAAGCATCATCATACAACAGAGACCTATGGTGCTGTTTTCTCTTGCAAATCTCACAGTTTTGCTTTTATTCCCGATACAGCTTATTTTGATGAACTTGCAGACTGTTATAAATCAAAGATTGTTATAATGAACACCGTTTTTTGCAAAAGAAGGGCAAACTTTAAGCATCTTGCTGCAGAAGATGTGTACAGGTTTGTTGATAAATTTAGACCTGAAAAGTTAATAATTACGCACTTTGGACTCTCGTTTTTAAAAGAAAAGCCGTGGGAAGTGGCAGAAAGGATTGCATCTGATACTGGTGTGAATGTTGTTGCTGCATACGACGGGATGGTGGTTGACTTATGA
- the hisB gene encoding imidazoleglycerol-phosphate dehydratase HisB, with the protein MKLNLKRITKETAINITIDIDGTGEFEINTGIGFFDHMLSALSKHSGIDLQIEAKGDLEVDFHHTVEDVGILLGQALKKSLEHRNFARYGYAIIPMDDALVLSSIDICNRFFLNYDCRIFGNIGNFDAELIEEFFRAFAYNSGMVLHIKQLYGTNKHHIAEATFKSVAKSLSMAIAEVQQTPTTKGTL; encoded by the coding sequence ATGAAGTTGAATCTTAAAAGAATTACCAAAGAGACAGCCATAAACATAACAATCGACATAGATGGAACGGGCGAGTTTGAGATAAATACGGGTATCGGCTTCTTTGACCACATGCTCTCTGCTTTGTCAAAACACTCAGGCATAGATTTGCAGATAGAAGCAAAGGGCGATTTAGAAGTGGATTTTCATCATACGGTTGAAGATGTTGGCATACTGCTTGGACAGGCTTTAAAAAAATCACTCGAGCATAGGAATTTTGCACGATACGGATATGCCATAATACCGATGGATGATGCACTTGTATTATCAAGCATAGACATCTGCAACAGATTCTTCTTAAACTATGATTGCAGAATTTTTGGAAACATAGGCAACTTCGATGCAGAGCTGATTGAAGAGTTTTTTAGAGCATTTGCTTATAACTCAGGCATGGTGTTGCACATCAAACAGCTGTATGGGACAAACAAGCATCATATTGCAGAAGCAACCTTTAAATCCGTTGCAAAGAGCCTATCAATGGCAATAGCAGAAGTGCAGCAGACACCAACCACAAAAGGAACCCTATGA
- a CDS encoding diacylglycerol/lipid kinase family protein, which translates to MIAIIANPAAHNFSFEKLIWVKKRLEENKKQVDIFITKKAGDGTEITKKIDGIYDTIAGFGGDGIINEIINAPLKKSALAVLPAGTTNVLAIELFGLPNLKTATESLINGKKEKAYLGKINQRRFILMAGAGFDAESVYHVNPKIKRFSGKLAYILGGIKAFLEEDSECFKLKIDDKEYLVLWAIVSKIKHYAGRFKISKSVDLKEPKFELFFCECKNRKLLLPYCNAALFSGMHNYTNLSFIHKVITNKEITIKGTKIQIDGDYFPQSEAVITVAESIELVR; encoded by the coding sequence ATGATAGCCATAATTGCAAACCCTGCTGCCCATAACTTCTCTTTTGAAAAGCTTATCTGGGTAAAGAAAAGATTGGAAGAGAACAAAAAACAGGTTGATATATTCATAACAAAAAAGGCTGGCGATGGAACAGAGATTACAAAAAAGATAGATGGCATATACGATACAATCGCAGGGTTTGGTGGAGACGGTATAATAAACGAGATAATAAATGCGCCACTAAAAAAATCGGCATTGGCCGTTTTGCCTGCGGGAACGACAAATGTGCTTGCAATTGAGCTTTTTGGCTTGCCAAACCTTAAAACAGCGACAGAGTCTCTGATAAACGGCAAAAAAGAGAAGGCATACTTAGGCAAAATCAACCAAAGAAGATTTATACTGATGGCAGGTGCAGGTTTTGATGCAGAAAGTGTCTATCATGTTAATCCGAAGATAAAGAGATTTTCAGGCAAGCTTGCATATATTTTGGGTGGCATAAAGGCTTTTTTAGAAGAAGACTCAGAATGTTTCAAGCTAAAAATAGATGATAAAGAGTATTTAGTCTTGTGGGCTATTGTCTCAAAGATAAAGCATTATGCAGGAAGGTTTAAAATTTCAAAGAGTGTTGATTTAAAAGAGCCAAAGTTTGAACTCTTCTTCTGCGAATGCAAAAACAGAAAACTCCTTTTGCCTTACTGTAATGCCGCTTTGTTTAGCGGCATGCACAACTATACAAACCTTTCCTTTATTCACAAGGTAATAACAAACAAAGAGATAACTATAAAAGGTACGAAAATTCAGATAGATGGAGATTACTTTCCGCAAAGCGAAGCTGTTATAACAGTTGCAGAGAGTATTGAACTTGTAAGATGA
- a CDS encoding undecaprenyl-diphosphate phosphatase codes for MTLIDAVILGIVEGLTEFLPISSTGHLILASKLLGIPQTDFTKTFEIVIQLGAILSVVFLYFNRLKKDLNLWFRIIAAFIPTGVVGFLLYKIIKEYLFNSHIVVWSLAVGGMLLILIERYFKKHPTDKTIDKLSYKKAAAIGLVQSLAVIPGTSRSASSIIGGMFMGLSRKEAVEFSFLLAIPTMFAATGYDIYKSGFYITASQWHLIAVGFVVSFFSALVAVKTFISFVSRYTLEVFGFYRILIAIAFLMIK; via the coding sequence ATGACTCTAATTGATGCTGTGATTTTGGGAATTGTAGAAGGGCTAACGGAGTTTTTACCCATCTCATCAACCGGGCATTTAATACTTGCAAGCAAACTATTGGGTATTCCGCAGACGGATTTTACTAAAACTTTTGAGATTGTTATTCAGCTTGGAGCCATTCTGAGCGTCGTTTTTTTGTATTTTAACAGATTAAAAAAGGATTTAAATCTATGGTTTAGAATAATAGCTGCATTCATACCAACCGGTGTGGTTGGTTTTCTGCTTTACAAGATAATAAAGGAGTATCTGTTTAATTCGCATATTGTCGTGTGGTCTTTGGCCGTTGGTGGAATGCTCCTTATTCTCATAGAGAGATACTTCAAAAAACACCCAACGGATAAAACAATCGATAAACTCTCATATAAAAAAGCCGCAGCCATTGGCCTTGTTCAGTCGCTGGCTGTGATACCTGGAACGAGTCGTTCTGCAAGCAGTATAATTGGCGGTATGTTTATGGGATTATCGAGAAAAGAAGCTGTTGAGTTTTCTTTCTTGCTTGCTATACCAACGATGTTTGCAGCAACGGGTTATGATATATACAAAAGTGGATTCTATATAACTGCATCTCAGTGGCATCTAATAGCCGTTGGGTTTGTTGTTTCGTTCTTTTCTGCTTTAGTGGCCGTGAAGACATTTATAAGTTTTGTAAGCAGATATACGCTTGAAGTTTTTGGATTTTACAGGATTTTGATAGCTATAGCGTTTTTGATGATAAAGTAA
- the mnmA gene encoding tRNA 2-thiouridine(34) synthase MnmA, with translation MRVLVGLSGGVDSAVAAYLLKEEGYEVVGITLKLYDNESSIKDAKLTAESLDIEWHLFDYSDYFKKTIVDYFFRSYLDAKTPSPCLFCNRKVKFKLLYDKAKELNCNFVATGHYARVEEIGSKKVIAKSISIKDQSYFLALLRPSQIERTVFPLGNMEKDRIREIAEKLNLPVAEKKESLDVCFIDGDYRDYLKRLYPNREGYFILNGKRIKKHDGIFNYTIGQRKGLRIPYKEALYVRKIDVNSLNIYLTTKSKMFKRKVKAKLINLVYLPSFEFEAKAKLRSKMSEADCTVKLKKSILHITFNEPQFAPTPGQIAAIYYKNAVIMAGVIL, from the coding sequence ATGAGAGTGCTTGTTGGTTTGAGTGGCGGCGTTGATTCTGCTGTTGCTGCTTATCTTCTAAAGGAAGAAGGGTATGAAGTTGTTGGTATAACTCTTAAGCTGTATGATAACGAATCGTCTATCAAAGATGCAAAGCTCACAGCAGAAAGCTTAGATATAGAGTGGCACCTGTTTGACTATTCTGATTATTTTAAGAAAACAATTGTCGATTACTTTTTTAGAAGCTATTTAGATGCAAAAACGCCAAGTCCATGTCTGTTCTGCAATAGAAAGGTAAAATTTAAACTTCTATATGATAAGGCTAAAGAGCTAAACTGCAACTTTGTGGCTACAGGTCATTATGCAAGGGTTGAAGAGATTGGCTCAAAAAAAGTGATAGCAAAATCTATTTCAATAAAAGACCAATCCTATTTTCTTGCCCTTCTAAGACCATCCCAAATAGAAAGAACAGTTTTTCCATTGGGTAATATGGAAAAAGACAGAATAAGAGAGATAGCAGAGAAACTAAACCTTCCTGTTGCAGAAAAGAAAGAGAGCTTAGATGTCTGTTTTATAGATGGCGATTATAGGGATTATTTAAAAAGATTATATCCGAATAGGGAAGGTTATTTTATTTTAAACGGAAAAAGAATAAAAAAACACGACGGGATTTTTAATTATACGATAGGTCAGAGAAAAGGCTTAAGAATTCCTTATAAAGAAGCCCTGTATGTCAGAAAGATTGATGTAAATAGCTTGAATATTTACCTTACAACAAAAAGCAAAATGTTTAAAAGAAAAGTAAAAGCTAAGCTAATTAATCTTGTCTATCTGCCGTCATTTGAGTTTGAAGCAAAGGCAAAGCTCAGATCAAAGATGAGCGAAGCTGACTGCACAGTTAAATTGAAGAAGAGTATTTTGCACATAACATTTAACGAGCCGCAATTTGCACCAACACCCGGTCAGATAGCTGCCATCTATTATAAAAACGCAGTCATCATGGCTGGTGTTATACTCTAA
- a CDS encoding DMT family transporter — protein MKKEGYIYAILATAAMGSLGVFVNYTTVNPFTLTFLRLFIPAILLTAFFIAKGVKFERITLPTIVAGIFLSLTIIFYIFSIRKTTMSLSVFLLYLGPAIAALFAFILLKEPLTKADFLSLVLAMIGLLLILRFKIELKMIGNSLFGILSGISYGLLIVANRAAKQTNTQLSSLYQFAIGSLFVFPLFMFSKPDLNKIESEFAMIFSMAIVCGFLGITLMIAAIKRLRAIEYGVLAYLEILFAVIFGFIFFKDTPDFYKLTGGAFIVAGGFVQTLKARR, from the coding sequence ATGAAAAAAGAAGGATACATATATGCAATACTTGCAACAGCAGCAATGGGAAGTCTGGGTGTTTTTGTAAATTACACAACTGTAAACCCTTTCACCTTAACATTTTTAAGACTATTCATACCGGCTATTCTGCTTACGGCCTTTTTCATTGCAAAGGGCGTGAAGTTTGAAAGAATCACTCTTCCTACTATAGTTGCAGGCATATTTTTATCTCTAACCATCATCTTTTACATCTTCTCAATTAGAAAAACAACCATGTCTCTGTCTGTCTTTCTTCTCTATTTAGGGCCTGCAATAGCGGCTCTGTTTGCCTTTATCTTACTTAAAGAGCCACTAACAAAAGCTGATTTCTTATCCCTTGTTCTTGCCATGATAGGCCTTCTTTTAATACTCAGATTCAAGATAGAGTTAAAGATGATTGGTAATTCCCTATTTGGCATACTTTCTGGTATCTCATACGGCCTTTTAATCGTAGCAAACAGAGCAGCAAAACAGACAAATACGCAGTTGTCCAGTCTGTATCAGTTTGCAATAGGCTCTCTGTTTGTCTTTCCGCTTTTTATGTTTTCAAAACCCGATTTAAACAAGATAGAAAGCGAGTTCGCAATGATATTCTCTATGGCTATAGTCTGTGGGTTTTTAGGAATAACGCTTATGATTGCTGCCATAAAAAGATTAAGGGCGATAGAATACGGCGTTCTTGCATATTTGGAGATTCTCTTTGCTGTTATCTTTGGATTTATTTTCTTTAAAGACACACCCGATTTTTATAAACTAACAGGTGGTGCTTTCATTGTTGCTGGTGGCTTTGTTCAAACACTAAAGGCAAGAAGGTGA
- the xseB gene encoding exodeoxyribonuclease VII small subunit, translated as MENFEEALKRLEEIAKRLENEEIMLDEAIKLYEEGMKLVDFCSKKLQEAENRIKIITGIKNGQLETEDFTDEA; from the coding sequence ATGGAGAACTTTGAAGAAGCTTTAAAGAGATTGGAAGAGATAGCAAAGAGACTTGAAAATGAAGAGATTATGCTTGACGAAGCGATAAAATTATACGAAGAAGGCATGAAGTTGGTTGATTTCTGCTCAAAGAAGCTTCAGGAAGCAGAAAACAGAATAAAGATTATAACAGGCATAAAAAACGGCCAATTAGAGACAGAGGATTTCACAGATGAAGCTTAA
- the mtaB gene encoding tRNA (N(6)-L-threonylcarbamoyladenosine(37)-C(2))-methylthiotransferase MtaB: MRVALATFGCKLNQYETQQMIQQLTEKGFEIGSIDEPCDFYIINSCAVTSKASKESRMLAKRLSKIGKVIYTGCDSYLEERLKSQFILVGNSYKTRIVEVIESGISDISEDTKNYPLNETLNQYFEKSRAFIKIQEGCNNHCTYCIIPKLRGKERDKDQNLIIKEINNLKEKFPEIVLTGTNIGSYKNFKGLLKRIDSIAGDFRIRISSIEPMYVDKELIDIIASGRFAKHLHIPLQSGSDKILKLMGRDYKTEDYKKIVEYCHKKDIFVGTDVIVGFFNETEEEFDKTYKFIEELPLSFGHVFSYSKRPFTAAANIKGYLPKGPTVKERNRILRELFAKKRRESMLSKVRSECEIVIESTKVKRKNRQFFKAISSWYFPVLVEKYKKGVVKGIIESADDSFAYLK, encoded by the coding sequence ATGAGAGTAGCTTTAGCCACTTTTGGCTGCAAACTAAACCAATACGAGACACAGCAGATGATACAGCAATTAACAGAAAAGGGCTTTGAAATAGGTTCGATAGACGAGCCCTGCGATTTTTATATAATCAACTCATGCGCTGTGACATCAAAGGCATCAAAAGAGTCAAGAATGCTGGCAAAGAGACTTTCAAAAATAGGCAAAGTTATATATACAGGCTGCGATAGTTATCTTGAAGAAAGACTAAAAAGTCAGTTTATACTTGTCGGGAACTCATACAAAACAAGGATTGTTGAAGTTATAGAGAGTGGCATTTCAGATATATCCGAAGATACAAAGAATTACCCGCTAAACGAGACATTGAATCAGTATTTTGAGAAAAGCAGGGCGTTTATAAAGATTCAAGAAGGCTGCAACAACCACTGCACATACTGTATAATCCCAAAATTGAGAGGGAAAGAGAGAGACAAAGACCAAAATCTAATTATCAAAGAGATAAACAACCTAAAAGAGAAATTTCCTGAGATAGTGCTTACAGGAACAAACATTGGCTCATACAAAAATTTCAAAGGGCTTTTAAAAAGGATAGACTCAATTGCGGGCGATTTTAGGATAAGGATAAGCTCGATTGAACCTATGTATGTTGACAAAGAGCTAATAGACATAATCGCATCTGGCAGATTTGCAAAGCATCTTCATATACCACTGCAGTCCGGCAGCGATAAGATTTTAAAACTCATGGGCAGGGATTATAAAACCGAAGATTATAAAAAAATAGTCGAGTATTGCCACAAAAAGGATATATTCGTCGGGACGGATGTAATTGTGGGTTTCTTTAATGAGACAGAAGAAGAGTTTGATAAAACATACAAGTTCATAGAAGAGCTGCCTTTGAGTTTTGGTCATGTGTTTAGTTATTCCAAAAGACCCTTTACGGCTGCAGCAAACATAAAAGGCTATCTGCCAAAAGGACCTACAGTAAAAGAGAGAAACAGGATTTTAAGAGAGCTTTTTGCAAAGAAAAGAAGAGAGAGTATGCTCTCTAAGGTAAGAAGTGAGTGTGAAATTGTGATTGAATCGACAAAGGTAAAGAGAAAAAACAGACAATTCTTCAAGGCTATATCAAGCTGGTATTTTCCTGTTTTAGTTGAAAAATACAAAAAGGGTGTTGTAAAGGGCATTATAGAGTCAGCTGATGACTCTTTTGCTTACTTAAAATGA
- a CDS encoding IGHMBP2 family helicase, producing the protein MIRFESFDEYKSYFLELIELERKAEKQFHLEEIRHLTPRQRQSRGRALLNLKGKLIGRFLDYLIYRFSAKEEREHQIKVGDIVLISKGEPLKFSQEATVSAATKKYIDVMVKQKLFKSKHYRIDLFVSDITFKRMKSVILNIENSEFDPEIILGIKSPQIKNSTEKSERLNQSQNEALKKAKESELFLVHGPPGTGKTTTLTEIIKANLGKKILVAADSNVAIDNLLEKFKDRKVVRIGHPAKIEDELLNLSLDVVIRQDERYIQIEKMIEQIDKLKEKRDKTYKKPTPATRRGLSNDEILTLASQNRSKRGLKASKIKQMAGWIETTAKISNLYEQKENILQKIIHEQLNSAEIIFATNSTAGSEFLENFKFDIVFIDEAAQAIEPSALIPLTKGKRVIMAGDHKQLPPTILSERAKRLSFSLFERFSKLYPQATHMLTIQYRMNEKINKFPSCEFYDCGVISDESVKDIKLSDIASPTEFIGFDEPVVFFDTMGKFLEQNKKGSFSKFNPLEAEFVKRLTDELKKSGVKNEAIGVITPYKDHEEYLERIIPDIEIKSIDGFQGREKEVIILSLVRANDEEEIGFLKDKRRLNVALTRAKRKLIVVGDAKTLTINRIYADFLDYVQKNGLYIRV; encoded by the coding sequence ATGATAAGGTTTGAATCGTTTGACGAATATAAATCTTACTTTTTGGAACTTATCGAGCTTGAGAGAAAAGCCGAAAAACAGTTTCATCTTGAAGAGATAAGACATTTAACGCCAAGACAAAGACAGTCTCGTGGAAGGGCTCTTCTTAACCTTAAGGGCAAACTCATAGGCAGATTTTTGGATTATCTGATATACCGATTTTCCGCCAAGGAAGAGAGAGAACATCAGATAAAGGTTGGTGATATTGTTCTAATCTCAAAGGGTGAGCCGTTGAAATTTTCCCAAGAAGCAACCGTCAGTGCAGCGACAAAAAAATACATCGATGTCATGGTTAAACAGAAGTTGTTTAAATCCAAGCATTATAGAATTGACCTGTTTGTCAGTGATATAACCTTTAAGCGCATGAAGAGTGTAATTCTAAATATAGAGAATAGCGAGTTTGACCCAGAAATTATACTCGGAATAAAAAGCCCACAAATCAAAAACTCAACCGAAAAATCCGAAAGACTCAATCAATCCCAAAACGAAGCATTAAAAAAAGCAAAGGAGTCTGAGCTGTTTTTGGTTCATGGCCCGCCAGGAACGGGAAAAACGACAACACTTACTGAAATCATAAAAGCAAACTTAGGCAAAAAGATACTGGTTGCAGCAGACAGTAATGTTGCAATAGACAACCTTCTTGAGAAGTTCAAAGACAGAAAGGTTGTAAGAATAGGCCATCCTGCAAAGATAGAAGATGAGCTTTTAAATCTATCACTCGATGTCGTAATACGCCAAGACGAACGATACATTCAGATAGAAAAGATGATTGAACAGATAGACAAATTAAAGGAGAAAAGGGATAAAACATACAAAAAGCCGACACCAGCAACAAGGAGAGGGCTCTCAAACGATGAAATTTTGACACTTGCATCTCAAAACAGGTCAAAAAGAGGACTCAAAGCATCAAAAATCAAACAGATGGCAGGCTGGATTGAAACAACAGCAAAGATATCAAACTTGTATGAGCAGAAAGAGAATATTTTGCAGAAGATAATACACGAGCAACTAAACAGTGCCGAGATTATATTTGCCACAAACTCAACCGCTGGCAGCGAATTCTTAGAAAACTTCAAATTCGATATTGTGTTTATAGATGAAGCAGCACAAGCAATAGAGCCATCGGCACTTATCCCGCTTACAAAAGGCAAAAGAGTGATAATGGCAGGAGACCATAAACAACTTCCACCCACAATCCTATCAGAAAGAGCAAAAAGATTATCTTTTAGTTTATTTGAGAGATTCAGCAAGCTTTATCCACAAGCAACCCACATGCTGACAATACAATACAGAATGAACGAAAAGATAAATAAGTTTCCCAGTTGTGAGTTTTACGACTGTGGAGTGATTTCTGATGAGTCTGTAAAAGATATTAAGCTCAGCGACATAGCGTCTCCTACTGAGTTTATCGGTTTTGATGAGCCTGTTGTCTTTTTTGACACAATGGGTAAATTTCTCGAACAAAACAAGAAGGGGAGTTTTTCAAAATTTAATCCGCTTGAAGCGGAGTTTGTAAAAAGGCTAACAGACGAGCTGAAAAAATCAGGTGTAAAAAACGAAGCAATTGGCGTTATAACACCATATAAAGACCATGAAGAGTATTTAGAAAGAATCATACCAGACATAGAGATAAAATCGATTGATGGATTTCAAGGAAGAGAAAAGGAAGTTATTATACTTAGCCTTGTCAGGGCAAACGACGAAGAAGAGATAGGCTTTTTGAAGGATAAAAGAAGGTTAAATGTGGCTCTAACAAGGGCAAAGAGAAAGCTTATCGTTGTTGGTGATGCAAAAACGCTTACTATAAACAGGATATATGCTGACTTCTTAGACTATGTTCAAAAAAATGGCCTTTACATTAGAGTATAA
- a CDS encoding nucleotide sugar dehydrogenase — protein sequence MNFEEFKNKTKRIAVIGLGYVGMPLLYHLSKYFNCIGFDIKKDRVEELKKGIDSTGELEGVNFLENNIEFSYDETILDEANLFIVAVPTPIDEHKLPNLKPLLSATQTVARHLKKGDVVVYESTVYPTATNKECVPILEDISSLKACEDFFVGYSPERINPGDKVHTPDKITKVVSGCNRETAQFLAKIYGAINNDNIFIAESIETAEAAKVIENTQRDLNIALMNELSKIFNIMGINTYAVLEAAKTKWNFLAFEPGLVGGHCIGVDPYYLTYKAQEIGYHPEVILAGRRINDSMGEYVAKESIKRLIKNGKTILGAKALLLGITFKENVPDIRNSRVVDVYRELEEFGVDVDVFDPLADREEVKEEYSIELKSKKELKDSYDLVILAVKHKAFLEDIDKLIGYLDKDGVFVDIKGVVDKNKLNGKTYWSL from the coding sequence GTGAACTTTGAAGAATTCAAGAACAAAACTAAAAGGATCGCAGTTATTGGACTTGGTTATGTTGGCATGCCACTTCTCTATCATCTTTCAAAATATTTCAACTGTATAGGTTTTGATATAAAAAAGGATAGAGTCGAAGAGTTAAAAAAAGGCATAGATTCAACAGGTGAGCTTGAAGGTGTGAACTTCTTAGAGAACAACATAGAGTTTTCTTATGATGAAACCATACTTGATGAAGCAAACCTGTTTATTGTTGCTGTTCCAACACCGATTGACGAACATAAACTGCCCAATTTAAAACCACTGCTCTCTGCAACGCAGACGGTTGCAAGGCATTTAAAAAAGGGCGATGTTGTGGTTTATGAGTCAACCGTCTATCCAACAGCAACGAATAAAGAGTGTGTTCCCATTCTTGAAGATATCTCGTCTTTGAAGGCATGTGAAGACTTCTTTGTCGGATACTCACCAGAAAGGATAAACCCTGGCGACAAGGTTCACACGCCAGACAAAATCACAAAGGTTGTAAGCGGCTGCAATAGAGAAACTGCGCAATTTTTGGCAAAGATTTATGGTGCAATAAATAACGACAACATATTTATCGCAGAGTCCATAGAGACAGCAGAAGCAGCCAAAGTCATAGAGAACACGCAGAGAGATTTAAACATTGCCTTAATGAACGAGCTCTCAAAGATATTCAACATAATGGGTATAAACACATACGCAGTGCTTGAAGCGGCAAAAACAAAGTGGAATTTCTTGGCTTTTGAGCCAGGTCTTGTCGGTGGACACTGTATAGGCGTTGACCCTTACTATCTAACTTACAAAGCCCAAGAGATAGGCTATCACCCAGAAGTGATTTTGGCAGGAAGAAGAATAAACGACTCAATGGGCGAGTATGTGGCAAAAGAGTCTATAAAAAGGCTTATAAAAAACGGAAAAACGATTCTTGGTGCAAAGGCTCTGCTTCTGGGCATAACCTTCAAGGAGAATGTGCCGGATATAAGAAACAGCAGAGTTGTTGATGTGTATAGGGAACTTGAAGAGTTTGGCGTTGATGTTGATGTATTTGACCCACTTGCAGACAGAGAAGAAGTAAAAGAAGAGTACTCTATCGAGTTGAAGAGTAAAAAAGAGCTAAAGGATTCTTACGACCTTGTTATACTTGCAGTCAAACATAAGGCATTCTTGGAAGATATAGACAAGCTCATTGGGTATCTTGACAAAGATGGTGTTTTTGTTGACATTAAGGGCGTTGTTGATAAAAATAAGCTAAACGGAAAAACCTATTGGAGCCTTTAA
- a CDS encoding polyprenyl synthetase family protein has product MKLNLFKEMVDDFIEKLSQQKRFPDIFREALFYTPKSGGKRIRAMLVLTAAEMFNADIQKAVHIAAAIELMHAYSLIHDDLPVMDNDDFRRGKPANHKVFGEDLALLAGDGLNTYTFSVIANSPLDERKKIEIISWISNNAGIGGMVVGQVVDVLTARERIEKHSPKMLVNFIHKHKTAKLIQASVVSGAVCGNPDEEELKRIERYGLYAGVAFQIIDDYLDVVGDEKKLGKKKVDEINNTLTYPKVYGLKNSYRFAQKLKDMAIDEIKDLKGSKPLIDIAKLIVERDR; this is encoded by the coding sequence ATGAAGCTTAACCTTTTCAAAGAGATGGTTGACGACTTTATAGAAAAACTATCCCAACAGAAGAGATTTCCAGATATCTTTAGGGAAGCTTTATTCTACACACCCAAAAGTGGCGGCAAGAGAATAAGGGCTATGCTCGTTTTGACAGCCGCTGAGATGTTTAATGCAGATATTCAAAAAGCGGTTCATATTGCTGCAGCGATTGAGCTTATGCATGCTTACTCTTTAATCCATGATGACTTACCCGTTATGGACAACGACGATTTTAGGCGTGGCAAACCTGCAAATCATAAGGTCTTCGGTGAAGATTTGGCTCTTCTTGCAGGAGACGGGCTAAACACATACACATTCAGCGTGATTGCAAACTCGCCTTTGGACGAGAGAAAAAAGATAGAGATAATAAGCTGGATATCGAATAACGCTGGTATAGGCGGCATGGTTGTTGGTCAGGTTGTTGATGTTTTAACGGCAAGAGAAAGAATAGAAAAGCACTCACCAAAGATGCTTGTTAATTTTATACATAAGCACAAAACGGCAAAACTTATTCAGGCAAGCGTTGTAAGTGGTGCAGTCTGCGGCAATCCAGACGAAGAAGAATTAAAAAGAATAGAGAGATACGGACTTTATGCTGGCGTTGCTTTTCAAATCATAGATGACTATTTAGATGTTGTTGGTGATGAGAAGAAACTGGGCAAAAAGAAGGTTGATGAGATAAACAATACACTGACTTATCCAAAGGTTTACGGACTGAAAAACTCATACAGATTTGCACAGAAGCTCAAAGATATGGCAATTGACGAAATAAAGGACTTAAAGGGCAGCAAACCGTTAATCGATATAGCAAAACTAATCGTGGAGCGTGATAGATGA